Below is a genomic region from Triticum dicoccoides isolate Atlit2015 ecotype Zavitan chromosome 5A, WEW_v2.0, whole genome shotgun sequence.
GAGTACTCTATGTTTGCACGTTCTTACATTTTTCATGTGAGACCTTCATGCTAACTGTATGAAGTACTCATGCAGGATGGTTACAAGTCAATGAAGATTTTTTTTACTATAATTGCTCAAGTACTGTGCGAAGGAAGCTGAAGACAATATTCCTGATATTTTAGGAGATGCAAATGAAGTGGAATAACGAAAAAACATTGCACCaagtatattttttgattgttactGTAAATTTTTTCTATACATGTGAAATTGGAAGTGCATTATGCTTATTTATGCAATCAGAAAAAAATTTAgaaggcccgtggcaacgcacgggcattgtattagtaagtagtagtagcgcagataagacccccacgctactactaagcgtgCACACCCCGGCCCGATCCACACTCCCACCCCATCAACTGTCCCACACCACCCACCCCCCGTCTGTCGAAAAAAAAACACGCGGCCCGATCCAGATCCCCGACCTCCTCTTCTCTCCCAACccactcgccgccggcctcccttccacctcctctcctccGTCCGTCCGCCCCCATGTCCCCCGCCGCCTGCGCCACGCCGGCGGCCGCGCGCCCGCCGCTCCCCGTCTCGCGCCGCTGCCCCCTGCAGCCGAGGGACGGCAACGCGGCGGCCTCCCTGTCCTTGGGCGGCGCCGTCCTTGCCAAATCGAAGGCGAAGGCACCGGCGGCTGCCGCGTCGCCGCCGTCGGTGAGGTCGTATGCTGCCAGGGTTGACGCGGAGagcagggcggcggcggtggcgattgAGAAGAAGGTGTCGCTGGCAGAGGAGCTGGAGAAGGTGCGGGAGCGGCGGGGACGGGTGATGGCGGAGCTGATAGGCCTCATCGAGATGCAGTAGGTATGCGTCTTCCCTCTGTTCTGATTCTGTTTGGTAGTTCTTCTGGCGCCCGGTTCTGAATGTCAATGGTGATTTAGTTCTATGTCTTTTCCCCAAATCCTAATTCCCGTTCTCGGCTGCTATCCTGCTACATCAAGGCTTCGGCAGACCGCCGGCTGCGAATCGCCGCTGCACGCCAGCCCGCTGCGTCTGCTGCATCTACTGCATTATGAATCAGTTTGAAAAAGAAACTGGAGTGTTTGTTGAGAAATTATTTCTCATGGTAGAGTCCTAATTTTTGTTGGCTTTTGCAGGTCTCAATTATCTGTATTCGGTGGTGAAACACTGAAACTAGAGATACAGTGGAGTGACTTTCCTGTAGAGGGAATTAGGGAGGTTTATTCTGATGAGATTATTTCCCATGAGATATAGACACGATGCAAAACCAAGGTATGCTCATGCGCATAATTCATACCCTAGTAAGTACAGATATGTAGCAATAGTGAGGGAGTGGTGCATGTCTTAATTCATTAAGCCACTGTGAAATTACTGTT
It encodes:
- the LOC119302624 gene encoding uncharacterized protein LOC119302624, which translates into the protein MSPAACATPAAARPPLPVSRRCPLQPRDGNAAASLSLGGAVLAKSKAKAPAAAASPPSVRSYAARVDAESRAAAVAIEKKVSLAEELEKVRERRGRVMAELIGLIEMQSQLSVFGGETLKLEIQWSDFPVEGIREVYSDEIISHEI